Proteins encoded together in one Rhizobacter sp. J219 window:
- the purE gene encoding 5-(carboxyamino)imidazole ribonucleotide mutase, which translates to MGSSSDWETLRLATEILAEFGVPFEARVVSAHRMPDDMFSYAESAASRGLKAIIAGAGGAAHLPGMLAAKTTVPVLGVPVASRHLQGVDSLHSIVQMPKGIPVATFAIGTAGAANAALFAVAMLANEQPALRTELEAYRVRQTEVARAMTGELK; encoded by the coding sequence ATGGGGTCCAGCAGCGACTGGGAGACCCTGCGCCTCGCGACCGAGATTCTCGCCGAGTTCGGTGTCCCCTTCGAAGCGCGGGTGGTCTCGGCCCACCGCATGCCGGACGACATGTTCAGCTATGCCGAAAGCGCGGCCTCGCGCGGGCTGAAGGCCATCATCGCCGGTGCGGGCGGCGCGGCCCACCTGCCGGGCATGCTGGCCGCCAAGACCACCGTGCCGGTGCTGGGTGTGCCGGTGGCGAGCCGGCACCTGCAGGGCGTCGACTCGCTGCACTCCATCGTGCAGATGCCCAAGGGCATTCCGGTCGCCACCTTTGCGATCGGCACGGCCGGTGCCGCGAATGCCGCGCTCTTTGCCGTCGCGATGCTCGCCAACGAACAGCCGGCGTTGCGCACCGAGCTGGAGGCCTACCGCGTCCGCCAGACCGAGGTGGCGCGCGCGATGACCGGCGAGCTGAAATGA
- the pyk gene encoding pyruvate kinase produces the protein MPATKIVATLGPASSSPEVLARMIRAGVDVVRLNFSHGTAQDHIDRARLVREAAQAVGKEVAIMADLQGPKIRVGKFEGGKTFIEPGQKFILDGATTALGNNERVGLDYKELPRDVRPGDTLLLNDGLLKLTVDAVKGAEVHTTVVIGGELSNNKGINKAGGGLTAPALTAKDMEDIKTAMSFQCEYLAVSFPKNATDMEMARQLANVAGEQYRHKPALIAKIERSEAIPVLESIIKASDGIMVARGDLAVEVGNAAVPALQKRMIKMARDLDRVVITATQMMESMIVNPVPTRAEVSDVANAVLDGTDAVMLSAETAAGKYPVETVEMMASICVEAENAEEISLDASFTDKKFGRIDQSIAMGALFTAHHLGCKAIVALTESGSTALWMSRHKIHVPIFGLTSQVGSQRRMCLYRNVRPLLMSSHTDRDEALKHAESMLVEAGVLKPGDTYAITCGEPMGYPGGTNMLKVCLVG, from the coding sequence ATGCCCGCCACCAAGATCGTCGCCACCCTTGGCCCCGCCTCCAGTTCCCCCGAGGTGCTGGCGCGCATGATCCGGGCCGGGGTCGACGTGGTGCGACTCAACTTCTCGCACGGCACGGCGCAAGACCACATCGACCGCGCCCGGCTCGTGCGCGAGGCGGCTCAGGCGGTGGGCAAGGAAGTGGCCATCATGGCCGACCTGCAGGGCCCGAAGATCCGTGTCGGCAAGTTCGAAGGCGGCAAGACCTTTATCGAGCCGGGGCAGAAGTTCATCCTCGACGGCGCGACCACCGCGCTCGGCAACAACGAGCGCGTGGGCCTCGACTATAAGGAGCTGCCGCGCGACGTGCGCCCCGGCGACACGCTGCTGCTCAACGACGGCCTGCTCAAGCTGACGGTCGATGCGGTGAAGGGCGCCGAGGTGCACACCACCGTCGTGATCGGCGGTGAGCTGTCGAACAACAAGGGCATCAACAAGGCTGGCGGCGGCCTGACCGCGCCCGCGTTGACCGCCAAGGACATGGAAGACATCAAGACCGCGATGAGCTTCCAATGCGAATACCTGGCGGTGAGCTTTCCGAAGAACGCGACCGACATGGAGATGGCGCGCCAGCTCGCCAACGTGGCGGGCGAGCAATACCGCCACAAGCCGGCGCTGATCGCCAAGATCGAGCGCAGCGAAGCGATCCCGGTGCTCGAATCGATCATCAAGGCCAGCGACGGCATCATGGTCGCGCGCGGTGACCTCGCGGTCGAGGTGGGCAACGCCGCCGTGCCGGCGCTGCAGAAACGCATGATCAAGATGGCGCGTGACCTCGACCGCGTGGTGATCACCGCCACGCAGATGATGGAGTCGATGATCGTGAACCCGGTGCCCACGCGCGCCGAGGTGAGCGACGTGGCCAACGCCGTGCTCGACGGCACCGACGCCGTGATGCTGAGCGCCGAGACGGCCGCCGGCAAGTACCCGGTCGAGACGGTGGAAATGATGGCCAGCATCTGCGTCGAGGCCGAGAACGCGGAAGAGATCTCGCTCGATGCGAGCTTCACCGACAAGAAGTTCGGCCGCATCGACCAGTCGATCGCGATGGGTGCACTCTTCACCGCCCACCACCTTGGCTGCAAGGCGATCGTGGCGCTCACCGAATCGGGCTCGACCGCGCTCTGGATGAGCCGCCACAAGATCCACGTGCCGATCTTCGGCCTGACCTCGCAGGTGGGCAGCCAGCGCCGCATGTGCCTCTATCGCAACGTGCGGCCCCTGCTCATGTCCAGCCACACCGACCGCGACGAGGCGCTGAAGCATGCGGAGAGCATGCTGGTGGAGGCTGGCGTGCTGAAGCCCGGCGACACCTACGCGATCACCTGCGGCGAGCCGATGGGTTACCCGGGCGGCACCAACATGCTGAAGGTCTGCCTGGTGGGCTAA
- a CDS encoding SGNH/GDSL hydrolase family protein, translated as MKLSLAKLNLVRVTLASAALALLASCGGGDQIEKFIPDRIIVFGDEASLIEPDPGFPSDGRKYTVNGVERAPDGTTLATPTVRDCTRNPIWVQVLANDYGYQFAECLTTATTARAFMRAQANSTVAMMRAQINAYMAGPGFNGQDLVTIMVGTHDVLAAAALATPELAIAAAEAAGTAVGEEVIRVTDRGARVIVSTIPDVGTTPAGRVSPQAALLQTLTARFNSRLRVKLQEVRGGGHSAGLVLGDELVLVIQRSPSGYGIANIVDAACVNALPDCDESDPFLVTAARTNHASDFLWAGPYQLGANAQSRLGSSAVYRARNNPF; from the coding sequence ATGAAGTTGTCGTTGGCTAAGCTGAACCTGGTGCGTGTGACCCTGGCAAGTGCCGCCCTCGCCCTGCTCGCGTCGTGCGGGGGTGGGGACCAGATCGAGAAGTTCATCCCCGACCGCATCATCGTGTTCGGTGACGAGGCCAGCCTGATCGAGCCCGATCCGGGCTTCCCCAGCGATGGCCGCAAGTACACCGTCAATGGGGTGGAGCGTGCGCCGGATGGCACGACGCTGGCCACGCCGACCGTTCGCGATTGCACGCGCAACCCGATCTGGGTCCAGGTCCTGGCCAACGACTACGGCTACCAGTTCGCCGAGTGCCTGACCACCGCGACCACTGCACGGGCCTTCATGCGGGCCCAGGCCAACAGCACGGTCGCGATGATGCGCGCGCAGATCAATGCATACATGGCCGGCCCGGGCTTCAATGGCCAGGACCTGGTGACCATCATGGTGGGCACGCACGACGTGCTGGCCGCTGCCGCGTTGGCCACGCCCGAGCTCGCGATCGCAGCGGCCGAAGCCGCCGGGACAGCGGTGGGAGAAGAGGTGATCCGCGTCACCGACCGCGGGGCGCGGGTCATCGTGTCGACCATCCCCGACGTGGGCACCACGCCGGCCGGCCGCGTGTCTCCGCAAGCGGCGCTGCTGCAGACGCTCACGGCGCGCTTCAACTCTCGCCTGCGCGTCAAGCTCCAGGAGGTGCGCGGCGGTGGCCATTCGGCCGGTCTCGTGCTTGGCGACGAGCTGGTGCTGGTGATCCAGCGTTCGCCCTCGGGCTACGGCATCGCGAACATCGTCGATGCCGCGTGTGTGAACGCGCTGCCCGACTGCGATGAGTCCGACCCCTTCCTGGTGACCGCGGCGCGCACCAACCACGCCTCGGACTTCCTCTGGGCCGGCCCCTACCAGCTGGGTGCCAACGCGCAGTCGCGTCTCGGCTCGTCGGCCGTCTACCGGGCGCGCAACAACCCGTTCTGA
- a CDS encoding ATP-binding protein produces the protein MARLDLNALTLHITASALQHPDDLATHIAEVGQVSRSTARKALQRLVQLGWLRREGSTRQPRFQPGLLRQVVKRYALTGLQEDLPWSRDFARCFDLPAEVRRITQHIFGELLNNAIDHSGGESVTVSLRQTPSHVQLLVSDDGCGVFDQLSRSFSLDDPALAMLEVSKGKLTSQPARHAGRGLFFSSRLADVFDLHANDTAFQHRLWDRGWHPGRALKRRGTSVYAAIALDTTRKLDDVLQAYSLDGAGFGFERTTVPLRLLATPLAGLDSRAQARRVAARLQQFRRAEMDFDGVTAIGHSFVDELFRVLPMDGVEMVPTNMSPKIEALVRSVREA, from the coding sequence ATGGCACGACTCGACCTCAACGCCCTCACCCTGCACATCACCGCGTCTGCGTTGCAGCACCCGGACGATCTGGCCACGCACATTGCCGAGGTCGGCCAGGTGAGCCGCAGCACCGCACGCAAGGCCCTGCAGCGCCTGGTGCAGCTGGGGTGGCTCAGGCGCGAAGGGTCGACGCGCCAGCCGCGCTTCCAGCCCGGGCTGCTGCGCCAGGTGGTCAAGCGCTACGCCCTCACAGGACTGCAGGAAGACCTGCCCTGGTCGCGCGACTTCGCCCGCTGCTTCGACCTGCCGGCCGAGGTGCGCCGCATCACGCAGCACATCTTCGGTGAGCTGCTCAACAATGCCATCGACCACAGCGGCGGCGAGAGCGTGACCGTCTCGCTGCGCCAGACGCCGAGCCACGTGCAGCTGCTGGTGTCGGACGACGGCTGCGGCGTGTTCGATCAGCTCTCGCGCTCGTTCTCGCTCGACGACCCGGCACTGGCCATGCTCGAGGTCAGCAAAGGCAAGCTGACGAGCCAGCCCGCACGCCACGCCGGCCGGGGCCTCTTCTTCAGCTCGCGCCTCGCCGACGTGTTCGACCTGCACGCCAACGACACCGCCTTCCAGCACCGCCTGTGGGACCGCGGCTGGCACCCGGGCCGCGCCCTCAAACGCCGCGGCACCTCGGTCTATGCCGCCATCGCACTCGACACCACGCGCAAGCTCGACGACGTGCTGCAGGCCTACAGCCTCGACGGCGCCGGCTTCGGATTCGAACGCACCACCGTGCCGCTGCGCCTGCTGGCCACGCCGCTCGCAGGCCTCGATTCACGCGCGCAGGCGCGCCGCGTGGCCGCACGCCTTCAGCAGTTCCGCCGCGCCGAGATGGACTTCGACGGCGTCACGGCCATCGGCCACAGCTTCGTCGACGAACTCTTCCGCGTGCTTCCGATGGACGGCGTGGAGATGGTGCCGACGAACATGTCGCCGAAGATCGAAGCGCTGGTGCGCAGCGTGCGCGAGGCCTAA
- the fba gene encoding class II fructose-bisphosphate aldolase (catalyzes the reversible aldol condensation of dihydroxyacetonephosphate and glyceraldehyde 3-phosphate in the Calvin cycle, glycolysis, and/or gluconeogenesis), translating into MPLVSMRQLLDHAAENGYGIPAFNVNNLEQVQAVMAAADEVGAPVILQASAGARKYAGEPFIKHLIQAATEAYPHIPLVMHQDHGTTPTVCEGAINLGFGSVMMDGSLREDGKTPADFAYNVDVTRKVVQMAHKVGVTVEGELGCLGNLETGDAGEEDGIGAEGKLDHSQMLTDPEEAAVFVRETQLDALAIAIGTSHGAYKFSRKPTGDILAISRVKEIHKRIPNTHLVMHGSSSVPAELLAIINQYGGKIKETYGVPIEEIQEAIKFGVRKINIDTDIRLAMTGAVRKFLAENPDKFDAREWLKPAREAAKAVCKARYQQFGCEGQAGKIKAQSLAQIAQRYAKGELAQTVV; encoded by the coding sequence ATGCCACTCGTCTCAATGCGCCAGCTCCTGGACCACGCCGCAGAAAACGGCTACGGCATCCCGGCCTTCAACGTCAACAACCTCGAGCAAGTGCAGGCCGTGATGGCCGCTGCCGATGAAGTGGGCGCTCCGGTCATCCTGCAAGCAAGCGCTGGTGCGCGCAAGTACGCAGGCGAGCCTTTCATCAAGCACCTGATCCAGGCCGCCACCGAGGCGTATCCGCACATCCCGCTGGTGATGCACCAGGACCACGGCACCACGCCCACCGTGTGCGAAGGCGCCATCAACCTCGGCTTCGGCTCGGTGATGATGGACGGTTCGCTGCGCGAAGATGGCAAGACCCCGGCCGACTTCGCCTACAACGTCGACGTGACCCGCAAGGTCGTGCAGATGGCGCACAAGGTCGGCGTGACCGTCGAAGGCGAACTGGGTTGCCTCGGCAATCTGGAGACCGGCGATGCCGGTGAAGAAGACGGCATCGGCGCCGAAGGCAAGCTCGACCACAGCCAGATGCTGACCGACCCGGAGGAGGCGGCGGTGTTCGTGCGCGAAACCCAGCTCGACGCACTCGCCATTGCCATCGGCACCAGCCACGGCGCCTACAAGTTCTCGCGCAAGCCCACCGGCGACATCCTCGCGATCTCGCGCGTGAAAGAGATCCACAAGCGCATCCCCAACACGCACCTCGTCATGCACGGCTCGTCGTCGGTGCCGGCCGAGCTGCTGGCCATCATCAACCAGTACGGCGGCAAGATCAAAGAGACCTACGGCGTGCCCATCGAAGAGATCCAGGAAGCCATCAAGTTCGGCGTGCGCAAGATCAACATCGACACCGACATCCGCCTCGCCATGACCGGTGCCGTGCGCAAGTTCCTGGCCGAGAACCCCGACAAGTTCGATGCGCGCGAGTGGCTCAAGCCCGCGCGTGAGGCCGCCAAGGCGGTGTGCAAGGCGCGCTACCAGCAGTTCGGCTGCGAAGGCCAGGCCGGCAAGATCAAGGCGCAGAGCCTGGCGCAGATTGCCCAGCGCTATGCCAAGGGTGAGCTCGCCCAGACCGTGGTCTGA
- a CDS encoding L-threonylcarbamoyladenylate synthase: MLLDGRDADAVLRAAQALAAGQLVGVPTETVYGLGARADDDAAVARIFEAKGRPADHPLIVHIATPAEASAFAAEWPPVAQRLTEALWPGPLTVIVPRRPEMASAAAGGQATVGLRCPRHPVAQALLKEALRLGVKGVAAPSANRFGRISPTLARHVVEELGDDLLVLDGGPCEGGIESTIVDCSRGRPVLLRPGVLTRARLEAIAGEPVFDRDEAAPKASGTLEAHYAPRAKLRLMTAEMLRQALQVLDAPGQPAALKLAVYCRTVPRGAARGVVYRAMPTEAVPAAHQLFSTLRELDDQGAHLIWVETPPDTPEWDGVRDRLQRAAAA; this comes from the coding sequence ATGCTGCTCGACGGGCGCGATGCGGATGCGGTGCTGCGTGCGGCGCAGGCGCTCGCGGCGGGGCAGCTCGTCGGCGTGCCCACCGAGACGGTCTATGGCCTGGGCGCACGCGCCGATGACGATGCCGCCGTCGCGCGCATCTTCGAGGCCAAGGGCCGGCCTGCCGACCACCCGCTGATCGTGCACATCGCCACCCCGGCCGAGGCGTCGGCCTTCGCGGCCGAGTGGCCGCCGGTGGCGCAGCGCTTGACCGAGGCGCTGTGGCCCGGCCCGCTCACCGTGATCGTGCCGCGCCGCCCCGAGATGGCCTCGGCCGCCGCCGGTGGGCAAGCCACCGTGGGCCTGCGCTGCCCGCGGCACCCCGTAGCCCAGGCGCTGCTCAAAGAGGCGCTGCGCCTGGGCGTCAAAGGCGTGGCGGCGCCGAGCGCCAACCGGTTCGGCCGCATCAGCCCCACGCTCGCACGCCATGTGGTTGAAGAGCTGGGCGACGATTTGCTTGTGCTCGATGGTGGCCCGTGCGAAGGCGGCATCGAATCGACCATCGTCGACTGCTCGCGCGGGCGGCCGGTGTTGCTGCGCCCCGGGGTGCTCACACGCGCCCGGCTGGAGGCGATTGCCGGCGAGCCGGTGTTCGACCGCGACGAGGCCGCCCCCAAGGCCTCGGGCACGCTGGAGGCGCACTATGCGCCGCGTGCCAAGCTGCGGCTGATGACGGCCGAGATGCTGCGCCAGGCGCTGCAGGTGCTCGATGCACCGGGCCAACCGGCGGCTTTGAAGCTGGCGGTATATTGCCGCACCGTGCCGCGTGGCGCGGCGCGCGGGGTGGTCTACCGGGCCATGCCCACCGAGGCGGTGCCCGCCGCCCACCAACTCTTTTCCACCTTGCGTGAACTGGACGACCAGGGCGCGCATCTCATCTGGGTCGAAACGCCGCCCGACACCCCCGAGTGGGACGGCGTGCGCGACCGGCTGCAACGTGCTGCGGCTGCCTGA
- a CDS encoding phosphoribosylaminoimidazolesuccinocarboxamide synthase, protein MPQALLNSTLTSLPLLARGKVRDNYAVGSDRILMVASDRLSAFDVIMGEPIPGKGALLTEMALFWFAHLQGIVPNHLTGDDPTSVVTAAEREQVRGRSMLVKRLKPLPVEAVVRGYLAGSGWTEYQASQSVCGVKLPAGLKNASRLPEPIFTPATKAEMGDHDENISFERMQGIIGPELAGKVRTTAIQLYTTAAEIALKKGIIIADTKFEFGLDADGTLTLMDEVLTPDSSRFWPIEGYEAAFREGRNPPSYDKQFVRDWLEQARVNGQPWNKKAPAPSLPPDVVAKTADKYREALQRLTG, encoded by the coding sequence ATGCCGCAGGCCCTGCTGAACTCGACGCTGACCTCGCTGCCGCTGCTTGCACGCGGCAAGGTGCGCGACAACTACGCGGTCGGCAGCGACCGCATCCTCATGGTCGCGAGCGACCGCCTGAGCGCGTTCGACGTGATCATGGGCGAGCCCATCCCGGGCAAGGGCGCCTTGCTCACCGAGATGGCGCTGTTCTGGTTCGCACACCTGCAGGGCATCGTGCCCAACCACCTGACTGGCGACGACCCGACCTCGGTGGTGACGGCCGCCGAGCGCGAACAGGTGCGTGGCCGCTCGATGCTGGTCAAGCGCCTGAAGCCGCTGCCGGTCGAGGCGGTGGTGCGCGGGTATCTGGCCGGAAGTGGCTGGACCGAATACCAGGCCTCGCAGTCGGTCTGCGGCGTCAAGCTGCCCGCCGGCCTGAAGAACGCGAGCCGCCTGCCCGAGCCCATCTTCACGCCGGCCACCAAGGCCGAAATGGGCGACCACGACGAGAACATCTCGTTCGAGCGCATGCAGGGGATCATCGGCCCTGAGCTGGCCGGGAAGGTGCGCACGACGGCAATCCAGCTCTACACCACTGCGGCCGAGATCGCCTTGAAGAAGGGCATCATCATCGCCGACACCAAGTTCGAGTTCGGCCTCGATGCCGATGGCACGCTCACGCTGATGGACGAGGTGCTCACGCCCGACTCGTCGCGCTTCTGGCCCATCGAGGGTTACGAGGCCGCGTTCCGCGAAGGGCGCAACCCGCCGAGCTACGACAAGCAGTTCGTGCGCGACTGGCTGGAGCAGGCGCGCGTGAATGGCCAGCCCTGGAACAAGAAGGCGCCGGCGCCGAGCCTGCCGCCGGACGTGGTCGCCAAGACCGCCGACAAATACCGAGAGGCCTTGCAGCGCCTGACCGGCTGA
- a CDS encoding tetratricopeptide repeat protein, with protein MDITLQNFEADLIQASMQQPVLLDIWAPWCGPCKSLTPVLEKLEVAYAGRFKLAKCNADEQPEISGQLSQMFGVRSIPFCVLFKDGQPVDGFVGALPEAQLREFLDRHVPSAEAMAADEDVAAAEELLAEGDTESALEKLQEAVAIDPANDAARYDYLRALLLANRVAEARRAFEPVASKVMLDARLAAAGHWIDACEKAPAARSADVLAAAIAANRRDFDARFELAQTHFAAQRFTEAMDELLEIVMRDKAWNGELARKTYVAILELMSKPAPKSTEAAAPKSALEVTAKVNTAPADPVVDQYRRKLSMALF; from the coding sequence ATGGACATCACCCTCCAGAACTTCGAAGCCGACCTCATCCAAGCCTCGATGCAGCAACCCGTGCTGCTCGACATCTGGGCGCCGTGGTGCGGCCCGTGCAAGTCGCTGACGCCGGTGCTGGAGAAGCTGGAGGTCGCCTACGCCGGCCGCTTCAAGCTCGCCAAGTGCAACGCCGACGAGCAGCCCGAGATCTCGGGTCAGCTGTCGCAGATGTTCGGGGTGCGCAGCATCCCGTTCTGCGTGCTCTTCAAGGACGGCCAGCCGGTCGACGGCTTCGTGGGCGCTTTGCCCGAAGCGCAGTTGCGCGAGTTCCTCGACCGTCACGTGCCGAGCGCCGAGGCGATGGCCGCCGATGAAGACGTCGCCGCCGCCGAAGAGTTGCTGGCCGAAGGCGACACCGAGAGCGCCCTCGAAAAGCTGCAGGAGGCGGTGGCCATCGACCCGGCCAACGACGCCGCGCGCTACGACTACCTGCGTGCGCTGCTGCTCGCCAACCGCGTGGCCGAGGCGCGGCGCGCCTTCGAGCCGGTGGCGAGCAAGGTGATGCTCGATGCGCGCCTGGCCGCCGCCGGCCACTGGATCGATGCCTGCGAGAAGGCCCCCGCCGCGCGCAGTGCCGACGTGCTGGCGGCCGCCATCGCCGCCAACCGCCGCGACTTCGACGCCCGCTTCGAACTCGCGCAGACGCATTTCGCCGCCCAGCGCTTCACCGAGGCGATGGACGAGCTGCTGGAGATCGTGATGCGCGACAAGGCCTGGAACGGCGAGCTGGCGCGCAAGACCTACGTCGCGATCCTCGAACTGATGAGCAAGCCGGCGCCGAAGAGCACCGAGGCCGCTGCGCCCAAGAGCGCGCTGGAAGTGACGGCCAAGGTCAACACGGCACCAGCCGACCCGGTCGTCGACCAATACCGCCGCAAATTGAGCATGGCGCTCTTCTGA
- a CDS encoding YdiY family protein: MKQFTRTLAAMALVLPTLACAQVTMKPDGVLRSLWTFASSVSGGNTSATTATLTGETVKQTDHSKWLTLGRVFYARDDQRATAATYAVTTQYDQDLINQDYFAVAKIDYLRDRPANIASRVSAYGGLGRHVIREDNNTWDVFAGFGYTDDRYVGTADVNGELRSRYGRSEALLSENSNHKLTPNTTLRQKLEYYADLRNSGEYRAVFDTGLSVAMTATWQLTTGLQYRYNSAPGRDLKHYDVQFLTGISLRFD; encoded by the coding sequence ATGAAGCAGTTCACACGCACCCTGGCCGCGATGGCCCTCGTCCTTCCCACGCTTGCCTGCGCCCAAGTCACGATGAAGCCCGACGGCGTGCTGCGCTCGTTGTGGACCTTCGCGTCCAGCGTGAGTGGCGGCAACACGAGCGCCACCACCGCCACGCTGACCGGCGAGACGGTCAAGCAGACCGACCACAGCAAATGGCTCACGCTCGGCCGCGTGTTCTATGCACGCGACGACCAGCGGGCGACAGCGGCGACCTATGCCGTGACCACGCAGTACGACCAGGATCTCATCAACCAGGACTACTTCGCCGTCGCGAAGATCGACTACCTTCGCGATCGGCCGGCCAACATCGCGTCACGCGTGTCGGCCTACGGCGGCCTGGGCCGGCACGTAATCCGCGAGGACAACAATACCTGGGACGTGTTCGCCGGCTTCGGCTACACCGACGACCGCTACGTGGGCACCGCCGACGTCAATGGCGAGCTGCGCAGCCGCTACGGCCGCTCGGAAGCGCTGCTGAGCGAAAACTCCAACCACAAGCTCACGCCCAACACCACGCTGCGGCAGAAGCTGGAGTACTACGCCGATCTGCGCAACAGCGGGGAATACCGCGCGGTGTTCGACACCGGGCTGTCGGTGGCGATGACGGCGACCTGGCAGCTCACCACAGGCCTTCAGTACCGCTACAACAGCGCGCCCGGGCGGGACCTCAAGCACTACGACGTGCAGTTCCTGACCGGTATCTCGCTGCGCTTCGATTAG
- a CDS encoding threonine ammonia-lyase yields the protein METLLPTLDDVRAAARRLHGHVLETPCLPSRTLGELAGCEVFLKFENLQFTASFKERGALNKISQLSEEERARGVLAVSAGNHAQGVAYHAQRLGIPATIVMPRFATPVKVANTRRFGAEVVLHGDTFDDARAHGLLLARERQLTLIHPFDDAAVIAGQGTVALEMLAQQPAIDTLVVPIGGGGLIGGMASAALALKPGLDVVGVQTERFPAAWNVKHHGDREVQQATIADGIGVKAPGVLTLPLIQERVNDVLLVDEDDIEQAIVLLLEIEKTVVEGAGAVALAALMKHRGRFDGRKVGLVLSGGNIEPLVLAEIIERGMVKSGRLARLRLDIRDVPGALADVCTLLGKLGANIDEVQHQRAFSSVSVERVQIEVVVHTRGVEHIAEILAAMRAAGYRAERIG from the coding sequence ATGGAAACGCTGCTCCCAACGCTCGACGATGTCCGTGCAGCGGCACGCCGTTTGCACGGGCACGTGCTCGAAACGCCGTGCCTGCCTTCGCGCACCTTGGGTGAGCTGGCGGGCTGCGAGGTGTTCCTGAAGTTCGAGAACCTGCAGTTCACCGCGTCGTTCAAGGAGCGCGGCGCCCTCAACAAGATCTCACAGCTGAGCGAGGAAGAGCGCGCACGCGGTGTGCTTGCTGTTTCGGCTGGCAACCATGCGCAGGGCGTGGCCTATCACGCCCAGCGGCTGGGCATCCCCGCGACCATCGTGATGCCGCGTTTCGCGACGCCGGTGAAGGTGGCCAACACCCGCCGCTTCGGTGCCGAGGTGGTGCTGCACGGCGACACCTTCGATGACGCGCGGGCACATGGTTTGCTGCTGGCGCGCGAACGACAGCTCACGCTGATCCACCCCTTCGACGATGCGGCGGTGATCGCCGGGCAGGGCACGGTCGCGCTCGAGATGCTGGCGCAACAGCCGGCGATCGACACCCTGGTGGTGCCAATCGGCGGTGGCGGCCTGATCGGCGGCATGGCCTCAGCGGCGCTTGCGCTGAAGCCGGGCCTCGACGTGGTGGGCGTGCAGACCGAACGCTTTCCTGCGGCGTGGAACGTGAAGCATCACGGCGACCGCGAAGTTCAGCAGGCGACGATTGCCGACGGCATCGGCGTGAAGGCGCCGGGCGTGCTCACCTTGCCGCTCATTCAGGAGCGTGTGAACGATGTGCTGCTGGTCGACGAAGACGACATCGAGCAGGCCATCGTGCTGCTGCTGGAGATTGAAAAGACGGTGGTCGAAGGCGCGGGCGCGGTGGCGCTGGCCGCGCTGATGAAACACCGTGGCCGCTTTGACGGGCGCAAGGTGGGCCTGGTGCTGAGCGGCGGCAACATCGAACCGCTGGTGCTGGCCGAGATCATCGAGCGCGGCATGGTGAAGTCGGGTCGCCTCGCACGGCTGCGGCTCGACATCCGCGATGTGCCCGGCGCCCTGGCCGACGTGTGCACGTTGCTCGGCAAGCTCGGTGCCAACATCGACGAGGTGCAGCACCAGCGGGCGTTCAGCTCGGTGTCGGTCGAGCGGGTGCAGATCGAGGTGGTGGTCCACACGCGCGGGGTGGAGCACATTGCGGAAATCCTCGCGGCGATGCGCGCCGCGGGCTACCGCGCAGAGCGAATCGGCTAG
- a CDS encoding SemiSWEET transporter — protein sequence MNLLSLDWLGYVAATLTTGSFALQAWHTFRTRDVSGISLGMYSAFTVGVALWLAYGLVLRSWPITIANAVTLALALSILAMKVGIETRRRQRRH from the coding sequence ATGAACCTGCTCTCGCTCGATTGGCTCGGCTACGTCGCGGCCACGCTCACCACCGGCTCGTTTGCGCTGCAGGCCTGGCACACCTTCCGCACCCGCGACGTGAGCGGCATCTCGCTCGGCATGTACAGCGCCTTCACCGTCGGCGTGGCGCTGTGGCTGGCCTACGGGCTCGTGCTGCGCTCATGGCCGATCACCATCGCCAACGCTGTGACCTTGGCGCTCGCGCTGAGCATCCTCGCGATGAAGGTAGGGATCGAGACGCGCCGGCGCCAGCGCCGGCATTGA